Genomic DNA from Lagenorhynchus albirostris chromosome 20, mLagAlb1.1, whole genome shotgun sequence:
ACTGTGCTGTCTTTCCTTCCTGTTGTGTAGGTGTCACATATATTCTAAATACGAATATTTTGCCTCTTACGTACATAAATGGAACAAATATATGTCTGCTTATCTTGTACTATAGGTCTTTTAGATTCTCATGTGGTCAAGTTTATTAATACTGTCCTTTGTGGCtttgctgttttcttctctttaggaGTGCTGTCTCGACCTTAAGGTCATGAAGATGCTTTCCTGAATTTTTAGTTAATAATTGTGAAGtttagttctttgttttttatgtctacAACTTCCAGTTGCCTTTTGAGGGTAGGTCTTTAATATTTCATCTTCCTTTCTGCTTACTGACTTATTcagatgtttctctttcttcctgggccAATTTTATGCTAAtaagtgttttctttaaaaagtgtcCATTTCATTGAGGTTTTCAAATGTAGGGTATTAAGTCATTTCTAATCATATTttttgatctcttggttatgcgCTCTCTTTAATTTCCAGTGTTGTTTATTTGagtattccttctttttttcctgatgcttttttttttttgaaggactGTCTATTTTATCAGTCCTTTCAAAACACAAGCTCttcattttgttctattttttgtttgttttctatttcactcatttctgcttttattttctttcctgttattttctttggatttattttgttgttctttttctggtttcaaaAGTAGACAGTGTGGTTCACTTACTTTGAAATCTTTCTTGTTTTCCTATAAATGCAGTTGAGGGAATACATTTCCCTCTGAGAATGACTTTCACTGTATCCAACAGCTTTCACTTTCAGTAAGTTCTAGATGCTTTGTAATTTCTGTTAGTGCCCTGCTAACTCATCCAAAACAATCCTCAATTTTGTTGCAGTAGAATTCATCAGGCTTTTCTGTTACGATTAGtacttttgtgtctttttcaaaatgtatttcccTACCCCCAACTCATGAGAATATGGAATACTCCATCCTCTGTTattttctagaagctttattgttttgcccTTCCCCTTCTGGTCTACAGGCCACctggaattatttttgtttataatgtGAGGGAGGaggtcacattttattttattttattttttaattgaagtatagttgatgtacaatgttgtgttagtttcaggtgaacagcaaagtgattcagttaaatatatatatatatatatatttctttttcagattcttttcaagttattacaagatattgaatatagttccctgtgctatacagtagaaccttgttgtttgtctattctgtatatatgttttattttttatctatgttttattttttatcatatggACCCTCAGTCATTCATGATTTTTGGAAAGACCGTCCTTTACCCCGTGCTTTGCACTGTCCCTTTCTGGAAAATCAAGTGCCCACACATGCTTGAGTCTGTTTTGGGctctgtgatattgtgatttataataagaaatgtacGTTTGGTCTTCATGtctggcacagaactcctaaaacccttggaatttcctaaatgATAAGAACCGTAAAGGTGTCTTTTGTGAGttataacaagcccctttcaaccacaacAGAGTtcatgttaatgaggtgactttcaGGGAGCCCCGCCACCATGTGATGGAGGCTGGTTGCTAGGGAACCAACCTTGCTTAGAGGGTTGGCACTTTCAGTATGCACACCTCCAActccggggaggggagagggactggagatTGGATTAATCACTGATGGCCAATCAATGTAACGAAGCCTCCTTAAAAACCCCTGAACTatagggtttggagagcttctggctTGGTGAACccatggaggtgctgggagggtagCACCTTCCCAAAAGAGCATGGAAGCTCCCAGGCCCTCCCCACATACTTTCCCCTATGCCTCTctcccatctggctgttcctgagttatatccttttataattacAGATCTCGTGTATCTCCAATCCTGTCTTGGCATCTGCCTCTGAGAGGGCAAGAACCAACATACCGTCCatagatttagattttttttttcttaataatattttgttCTCTATGTAGAGGTCTTACACATCTACTGTTAGATTTACTCCGAGGCAAATGACATTTTGTAAGTGGCATCTCTGACGGATTAGACATGGCTGCAAATTCTTTTTGTCTCCTCCCAACCAAAGATAGAGCCTTTTACCCATCCCTTCTCTGGGCTGACCACTGGAATATGACTTCTGAGCCTAGGTGTCAAGCAGGTCTTTCTCAGTGTCGCCTCTGTAGAGGTATCGCCTCTATTCTGTCCTTTGCTTCTTTTGTCTCTCCGTGCTTCTTACTGGATATTTTCTTCAGGTTTATCTTCtaattcactgatttttctcttcagcTCTGTATAATATGCTGGCATACTCATCCACTGAGTTCTTCATTTCACTCGTTTTATTTTCCACTTCTAGAGTTTCCATGtggctctttctttttctcattagtTTCAAGTTCTTTGCCACAATTCTCAATCTTGTCTTTTATCTCCTCAAAGGTAGCAAGaatcatcattttaatttttgattgtgaTAATTCTGCTGTGAGTTTTTCCCCCACATGGTAAGTATTTAATACATACTTGTTGGATATTTTTAGTAGGTAGGCTCTCAACTGAATGGACAACTCACTTAGTGGCTATCTCAATTGAACACTTGGAACAGTTTCTCTATCTTTAGGCAGGGATGTTTTCAAATTATCTAGAGTGTGTGGACTTCTAATCTTACTTGTGAAAATCTCTAAGGTAGAAATTTCTTGTCCTCGCCTGGTCATCTACCTATGGAGAAATGGGCTGTGCTCTATTCTGCCCTGGGAGGAGCTGGTTACCAGGGCCAGTTGAGGTAGGGGCATTTGAGGTCACTGTGCCTTTCTAGTCCCTACTCCAGCTGTGTGGGGACTTCAGAGAGAAAGCCATGGTCCTCAATTAGCTGTCCCTTCTGGAATGCTTCGCTTGGCACCTGAGTCAGCCTCCTGTGTTTGCATGATCTCATCCATCATTTGATTCCAAAATGTTTGTTCGTTAATGCTCTTGGAAGAACTAACCCTGACACTCCCATCCCACCTCATCGGACCCCGGACCCTAGCCCCATGCTAAGTCAAGCCTGGCGTAACGAGACTGGCTCTGCAGCTCAACAGAAGAGGGCAAGgcattctggtgtgtgtgtgtgtgtgtgttttgcggtacgcgggcctctcactgttgtggcctctcccgttgcggagcacaggctctgaacgcgcaggctcagcggccatggctcacgggcccagccgctccgcggcatgtgggatcctcccggaccagggcacaaacccgcgtcccctgcatcggcaggcagactctcaaccaccgcgccaccagggaagccctgtgtgtgtgttttgtttgctttttataactactttattgaaaatatgatttatataccattcaattcacccatttaaactgTGCAACtcatttgtttttagtatagtcacagagttgtgcaactgcAACTGCTATCAATGTTAGGACACTTTCATCACtacaaaaagaaatttcatacCTGTCAGCAGTCACTCCCCCTACCTCCCGCCAGCCCCTGGAAACCGCTAAcctactttctctctctatggTGTTGCCTATtctggaatttcatataaatggaatcatacagtatgtggtctttcatgactggcttctttcactcagcataatgtttttgaggttcatccgtgttgtagcctgtatcagtgctttattcctttttatggctgagtaatattccattgaatggatgtgCCACATTTTATGCatacattcatccactgatggacatttgggttgcttccgcTTTTTTGTTTATTACAAgtaatgctgctaagaacattcatCCACAAGTTTGTgtgtagacatatattttcatttcttttgggtacgTAAGTAGGAGCGGAACGGCTGGCTTGTctgtaactctatgtttaacagtTTGAGGAAGTGCCAGAccattttccaaagcagctgcactattttacattcctgccagcagtgtacaagggtccCAATTTCTTTACATTCTTGCCAGCTTTTGTCATTTTGATGACACAACCATCCTATTGGTTGTGAGGTTGTAGCTCCccgtggttttgacttgcatttccctgggaactagtgatgttgagcatcttttcatgtgcttcctggtcatttgtttatcttctttagagaaatgtttattgagatGCTTTGCCGTttttaactgggttatttgtcatttattattGGGTTGccagggttctttatatattctagatacaagtcccttatcagatacagtttgcaaatattttcttccattccgtgttgtcttttcactttcttaacagtgtcctttgatgcaaaatttttattttatttatttttattttattttatttggcacGCTGTGTGGCAtacgggatcctagttccccgaccaggaatcgaacccatgcccccggcagtggaagcgtggagtcttaaccattgcacagccagggaagtccctaatgcagaaaatttttaatttttatgatgtccaatttccttgtgtttctggtgtCACATGTAGGGAACTATTGCCTAATACAAGGTCACGATGTTTTACACCTAAGTTTTTTTCTCCTAAGGCTATTACTCTAGCTCTTCTATTTAGGTCAtcgatccattttgagttaatgtttgtatatggtatgaggtagagAGACTACTCTTTTGCCTATGGAGgcatcttgttttatttattattttctgtaaccTTCCGGTTTTTTCATGATTTGGGCAAGAAAGTCTCATTTTATCCCAGTCTCATTACTGTGGCCCAATAAAACTAGCTTTGCCACCATGCCATTGTGTTCCCGCAGTGAGCCCCACAGAAAATTATCTTTGAgcgtgcacacgtgtgtgcacacacacacacaccccgtggGATTGGGCGTACCCTCCTCACTGCTCCCGCCCCTGGCTACAAAGACTCCTGAAAGCTCTAACATAAGCAGTGCTTTCCTTTGCCTGAGTCATCAGCCGTTTCTAAGTCCTTTCGCTAAAACACAAGTATTTGTATTGCAGCTGAGTTTATCAGAACTTTTCCAGGGATGGTTAGCCAATTCCTCAATAGCCAGGGTCAGGACATGGGGAAAGGAGCCAATGCAAGGTAGACTGCTTTGGCCAGGGGTCAGGTGGAGCAAATAACTAGGGGCCACGCGTGCTGTTCTTCTGAGAAGATGGCATCCATGTCACACTGCAGTTAAAGTCCTAGAAAAGTCCTCGAGACATGGCAAGTACCATGTCTTATTTGTCATTGTgcccccagcacctagcaccTGGGCTAGCACAAAGCAGGATCAAGAAAGAGCAGAGTGGAAGTGTCAGCAGGAAGGGAGTGGAAGATTGGGTGTGGAAGAGCTTAAAGAGCAAGGGACCCTGAAAGGGGACTGGGTGGGCTCCGGAGCAAAGGCTGCCTCCTCTTGCATGCCGGCTTGGCCGGCAGTGGGACAGGTGATACACGCTCCACGCCACATGACTGTCCCTGGAGAGAGGGCACGCAGTGGGCACCTGGATGAAGCTGATTCATTCTTTCCACACACCTTTGGGAAATGCACTCAGCTCCTGTTCCCAGCTGCATCCTCTGCCCGGTGGCCTCAGCTGCAGGATGGTGAGGCCCAATCTTTGTCCTGCAGGGAGCGGGGTTGCAGTGTCCGCCTCCTCCGGTCTGGCCCCAGCGCAAGGCCGAGCACGGCCGCACCGGCTCACCCAGAACCAGGCAAAGGGAGGCCAGCAGCTGTTTGCCAGCCTGCTGGCACCAACAGGACCCAGGCAGCTTCTGCactgcctgctggccatctggtAAGGGCCCTGGCCACTAACCCAGTGGGCAAACGATGGAGAGAAGAAGAAACATCTGCTCTTCACCACTTGGTCACAAAGGGGGCTGTTGGTGGGTGTATTCAAGCCTGCGAGTTGCTGTAGTGGGTTGACTTGTGTCCATCCATGGGCCAAAAGATTGGTCCAGGTCCTGAGCCCTGCTAACTGTGAATGtaaccttacttggaaatagggtctttgcagatgtaatagAGTCAAGGATCCTGAGAGgggatcatcctggatttagggtgggccctaattccAACAactgggaaagaagggagggggagaTTTAAGAGATCTAGGAAAGAAGGCCACATGAAGACAGAGATAGGCAGGGACTAGAGTAATGCAGCCACAAGCCATGGCACACCTGGGGCCATccggaagaagcaaggaaggctCCTCCCCTACAGGGCATCCAAAGGGGCCAACTGTGAAATGCATTCCGGTGACGAATGAGGCAGTTCAAGGCCCAGCCTGTGCCTGCTGGGTACCAATGTCCCCAGGTACCAAGCTGAGGGCCGCCAGGCCTCCAACAGGCAGTAGGCGGGGTTCcggcggtggggtggggtggatagAACGGAGGAGGATTTGGTTCAACACCCAAACTGAGGAGGCCACGATGCTGAAACACACAATTCCACGTTTAATGTTTTCTGGAAGAGCACTGGGGCAGCACAAAGCAGGAGGCGGGcgccctgctccccagccctcccACACGTATACACAGTTATTAAAGTCTGACCAGCAGAAGTCCTTCAGAGGGAAGGATGTGCAGACCCCAGACCCAATGGCCAGGctcagggagggcagagggatTGGTCAATCAGGGCTTAGCAGGCAGGCAGTGGGAAGGAAGGCTCCTGGAGGGGCTCAGGGCCCAAGCAGACGGGGTGACCCTGGCCCCGGGCGTTGATGCAGAGAAGTGGGGAAGGGCTGCCGGGCCAAAGTCAGCCACGGGCCACAGCACCAATCCAGGCAGCGCCCCACTCCAGGcatccccccaaccccctcaGAGCAGAGGTCTGACCCCGGTGGTTGGGACGTGCCCTCTCTACCCCCTCAGACGCTGAGCCATGCAGGAGCCCCTGAGACAGGCAGGGGGGAGCTTTCCGGTCCCTTCCAGCTCCCCCCTGCTCTGGGGCCCAGGAAAGCCCCCTCCTGCATTGCTCTTAGGCTGCTGGTCAAAGAGGCCCCAGGGGAGGGTGCTGGGGCGCTGAATGGTGAACTCTCTGGGAAGCAGGACTCTGAGACGGTGGGTGAGGCGGGTCTATTGAAGTTGTGTAACCATGACAGCTGCTGCAAAATCAAAGGCCCTGGTTCCTTCCACAGCTGACCCGTTGGAGAGGAGGGACAGAAAGCCAATGCCAGTGTGACAGGCGTGGGGGCCCCGTCTAGGAtgcaagggtggggtgggggagtgggtaGAGCCATGCCAGGATGCACGGCTCTGCTGGGTTGTACTGAGCTTGGCTGCCAGGGGCCATCTGCCGCCAGGAGCCTGTGGGTTCCGGCGGGCAGGCTGCTCACCAACGCAGAGGCCACGGCCGAGGGCTTGGCTGTCCCTCTGAGGAGCTGACCCTTGCTGCCCAGTTCGAACCCCCTCGCCGTTGTGGCTCAGAAAGACCAGCTGAGCCCTCGGGCAAGGCCACAGGAATGTCCACGGGATGTGGACGTCAGTCCAGCTGTCCCCCAAGAAGATTCCTACGTGGCCTAAAATATTAAGCCAGACATGGTTTTCCGGTCCCCACGCCCCCCACCCACTTCCCCTGTCACCCTTGGCATCTACTTTAGATCTTCTCTTACAGGAAGTCTCCGGCAGCCTCGAGGGGAGACAGCCCTCCTGCCTGGAGCCAGCGAGGCTGGCagaaaggcaaaaataataatgcctCCCTTTCTTTTCCATGGTTTACTTTGCTCCTTTCACAACCTTTAGAATTGGCTTAATTATTCCCAGCAATGGGAGCAAGGGTGGCTTACTCTGGGACACCCTGGCGCGTCGTGGCACACGTGCAGGGGTCACTCAAGGACGTGCACACAGAGGGGAGCTCTCGTGGGCACCCGCCTGGTGATTTCATGTGCGGACACGGCAGGGCCTGGGACCACACAGCCGATGTTGCTTCCCACTCCCGCGAGGGGGCGTCATGTCGAATGCCAAAGCTGGGGACGTGTGGGCCGGGGAAAcccgggtgggggagggggtccgGCGGAGCAGGGCGGGGCACGGGGACAACGGGAGGTTAGCCTGTGGCGATGGAGGTTAGCCCTAGCGGGCGGCTAGGGCTCCGTGGCGGGCTTGACCAGGTAGCCACTGAAGGTGATGTAGGTGTCAAACTCATCGCTGAAGATGGCGTTCTCGCGCTCGCCCTTGAAGAGGCGCACCCACACCTCGTCTTGGTCCTGAAGCTCCAGCATCAGGCTCTGGCTCTGCATGATGCTGCGGTCGCTCACCTGGGCGTACAGGATCACCACCTCCTCCCCGTTCTTCATGATGTGCAGGTATGTCTCCTTCTGGTTCCAGGTGTGCACATTGAGGCTGAAGAAGTAGATGCCGGGCACATAGCAGTAGAATTTTCCCGTGAACATGTTGAAGTGGCCATAGAGGTTCACGAACTCCGTGTCGAAAATCACTGTCTGGTAGTAGtcgttgctgtgcaggggctTCTTCCGGCCCACCGAAAAGGCAGCGTAGTGGTTCTTGCACCGGTCCCCAGGGGCCCCCATGGACCCTTTCTGCCCTTTGGGTCCCGCGTGGCCCCTGGCGCCCACGGAGCCTGTTTTGCCATATTTGCCTTGCACGCCCCGATCTCCTCGGTCGCCCTTCTCACCTAAATGGGACGGGAAAACACGTGGCGTCAAGCAACCTCAAGGATTATTCTATTTTCATCCGGAAgcaatcgttttttttttttccttcttgaaagTCCTGGCGAAGAAAAGGGAACGTATGCGTTTATCCAAAAGCAACAGGAGCAGCAGCGGGACCCACGGCTCCCTCCGAACAAATGACCTACAGACGCAGGGGCTGGGCCTGAGGATCTGGGACCCGGGCCGCTTGGCATCCCGATTCAATCGTCCCAGGCTGTGCAAGGTTATCTGCTGCTCACAGGACCGTGAAGCTGAGGCTTGCGGTGCAAAGGCAGGGGGGGTGAGACCCCGAGCTGCCCTGAGGCTCCTTCCCCTGTggatccctccccaacccctcctcTTGGAAAGGGGCCAGAGCCTCAGGAACGGAATTTCCTTCTCCCCGCTAGATGACAGCATGCCTCTGCTCGGTGCCCTGAGGGCGCCATTCTTCTCCTGCCCACTCCTCCCTAACTCCATCTTCTGCCCTGCCCTCCAATCAGGACGGAgcagtgccccctccccaggggacGGTCCCCCCTGCTGGTCTCTGTGCCTGACCTTTCAGGATGGTGATGTTGATCTGTGGCACCGGGATGGCCTGGTACATGGGAGTACCAGGGTCACAGCAGCGAAAGCACCGGGATGCGGGGGGCTCCTCTTCCTGCCTGGAGCTGtatttttcatgcttttcttCATCCCTAAGGGAGTAAAGACATCACCGTGAAAGCCAAGAGCTCTCAGAGCCAGGAACTCTTCTCTCTTCTGCCACCAGAGGGCCTAGGGTACCTGTCTCGCCTTCTCTCACCTGGATGTGTGAGGCTGTGTTAATTTTCCCTCCACAGAGACTGCGTTGGCTCTTGGCAAATTCTGAGGCTTTTAGTGAAGGTTCAGAAAGAGCCCCCTGCCCTCTGTTGACAGCAATGACAGTCGTGGAAACAACGATATAACAAAAACGGCAATAATTTGAGGAGCTGGGCAAGATAGAGGCTACATGGGAGAAATCTGACACGTGACATGCCCGTGGCGTGACTGGACATCCCCTTCATGTATCTAGGATTCTAGAAGCTGCTATGTTAAGCTGACTCGTTTGCAAATGAGAGGGCTCAACCAGATCTgctcctggggggcggggggcagcggCAGCGACAGCTCCATGCTGCTACCTCGAGGCGTCACACTGCACCGCACCGTGCTATCTGCTCGCAGCTCTTTGGCTGTGACGCGGCCACCTTGGAGGTGGCACAGTCCGTCTTGAAGGGTCAGCTCTTTGTCTCCCTCTGCTCCCATATTCAGACCACAGACAATCCAGGAGATGGATCTATACACCCTAAACTCAGCCACCTACAAGCCCTAGACTCCCAGACGGACCCCCGCCCACCTCTCACCAGAAGTCTCCATTTAGAGATTCAACAAGCCCCACACACGAGATGTGTCCCAAACTGATGGCCCATCACTGCCGCTCATCCCTAGAATCTTCTCTTTCCAAACCCTgttcacagcagcagcagcatcgcCAGTCGCCCAGAATGGAACGCTCAGCCTCATTGCAGATGCTTCTCTGGCCTCACCAATCCATTCTGAGGATCATGGAGTCCTGAGGAGTCAGCCCACCCCACCATCAAAGTACCTCCAGGAGCTGGGCCCTCGGCTCTCCTCACCTCTAGGGACCACTGCTGTTCGGAATGCCCTCCTGGAATTCGTCTCTCCCTTGCCAATTCATCCTCTGTTCTGCCACCCTCCAGCATTCTTTCTAGGGTACCATGAAATTTAAACCTCTCCATGACTCCCCTGTAGATGAAGTTCCAAAGAGACCCTTTCCCACCAGGTTCATCTGCCCTCCCATCCTCCACCCTCCGGCATCCAACCACCCTACCCAAACGACCTACCAGCCCTTACACTGCCACACACTGGAATGGCCACACTTCGCACGTGCCATCCTGGCTGCCAGGCGGCTTTCCCCTCCTGTGCCTGGGATGCCCCTCAGGTGTCCTCAAGACCCAGTCACTCCTCCTCCTAGCCTTCCCCaacccccgcccctgccccgcgCGTCCACACCGTGGACACACTGAACTGGATCGTGTGTGTCTGTCCCCCCATAGCCTTGGAGTTCCTGGAGGCCAGTGACTGTGTCATTCACATGTGTGTCCCCAGTGTCTAGAGGATGGCCAGACCAATAACGGCCCTcaatcaatgtttgttgaatgaaaagaaggaggaagaagaggagaagaacaagaaaagacaaagaagaagaatgATGTTACTTTGCCCCAAATCCTATGCAATTCCATTGTACTCCAAGACAGCCCGAAGCCTCAGGTATCACGTCAGCCCAAAGCTCAAAGTGATAAAGAAACTCAAAGTCAGCATCAGGTGTTAGGACCTCACGTTTGATGAATGACATTTTCATGAGTAATCCCAAGCATTTTATGCATCCCTACAAAATATCCCAAATAGCCTGGAGTCTATATATCATCGAAGGTCATATATATGAAGACAGTGCCATTCGGAAGAAATTCATAACTTTTCGAGGAAAGCCACCACTTCTTGTACCAGTCTTCAGCCACCATCCCCCACCTTGCAATGTGATCAGACATCAGGGTGGTGGAGATCAGCTCTCAGCCCAGCATCGTGCCTGTCTCCTACTTCCAGGTGGTACTTAGAACCCTAGAAGATATTCTCAAAGGACAGGCAAGGACGCAAAGAAACCGAGAGCTGGGGGTTGGGGATGTGGTGTGTTCTTCTTTTAAGGATGTGGCTGCAGCACCTCACACAGACCCACATTCCTCTGGGGTTGGAATGAGGCTGGGTTACCGTCCGCAGTTTCAGGTAACAGGCCCGGGTCACTGACAGGAGAAATGGCGCCTCTGTCCCCCAGCACCGGCTCCTCAGCCTTGGcctctgctccttcccctctAGCTGCCAAAGAGCCCCCTGGGGCACCTGACCCCCAGGCTCATCCCCGCTGCTGAGCCAGCGCCCCTGCATCCACACCGCACAGCCTCACCTCTCAGCGTGGTCCAGCGGTGGCTCCCTGgtcccctgctgctgctgctgttcgaGCTGCCCACGGGGCACGCGGCCCAGCACCGGGCCACAGGCAAAGGCCAGCAGCAGGCAGCACGCCAGCGCGAGTCCCAG
This window encodes:
- the C1QTNF1 gene encoding complement C1q tumor necrosis factor-related protein 1 isoform X1; protein product: MYQAIPVPQINITILKGEKGDRGDRGVQGKYGKTGSVGARGHAGPKGQKGSMGAPGDRCKNHYAAFSVGRKKPLHSNDYYQTVIFDTEFVNLYGHFNMFTGKFYCYVPGIYFFSLNVHTWNQKETYLHIMKNGEEVVILYAQVSDRSIMQSQSLMLELQDQDEVWVRLFKGERENAIFSDEFDTYITFSGYLVKPATEP
- the C1QTNF1 gene encoding complement C1q tumor necrosis factor-related protein 1 isoform X2 produces the protein MGPRGLGLALACCLLLAFACGPVLGRVPRGQLEQQQQQGTREPPLDHAERDEEKHEKYSSRQEEEPPASRCFRCCDPGTPMYQAIPVPQINITILKGEKGDRGDRGVQGKYGKTGSVGARGHAGPKGQKGSMGAPGDRCKNHYAAFSVGRKKPLHSNDYYQTVIFDTEFVNLYGHFNMFTGKFYCYVPGIYFFSLNVHTWNQKETYLHIMKNGEEVVILYAQVSDRSIMQSQSLMLELQDQDEVWVRLFKGERENAIFSDEFDTYITFSGYLVKPATEP